The sequence ctgatttggagccttGTCCCTCTTTTCGGATcagatccatatagttgtatataaaatgcactttttatctttcaataagatacttttgtacttttaagaattttaataaataaataaataaataataagtgtttcccagtgctaaacctttcatccaaattctaaattgctacattttgTTAATGTTAAAAGCCattataaaatgttaattttaaaagccattataaaggaacagtagtggttaagaaaaagcacttgtgggtttaactaccggtaatccatttttttttgtattctcctttaccacttcagccccagaaggttttacccccttaatgaccaggccatttttccaATAGGGCACtgggttattttaactgacaactgcgtagCCTTacaaagctgtacccaaataaaattgatgtcctttttgtcccacaaatagagctggtttttaaagcggaggtccagctgggaatttttttttctaaaagtcagcagctacaaacactgtagctgctgacttttaataagcacaattTCCTGTCCGGGGGGTGCCTGCGATGTTGGCCGCCCGAGGCCGATCCATCCTCCGGATGGTGTGCCGGTgccaccatcctcactaagggagacaggcagtgaagccgttcccgtttcctactgcacatgcgcgagtcacgcggcgctttgtgaattggCGGCTGtcctctgggacacacacagttcccagaagacagcatgcCCCATTTCTCAGGAGGcaacgcgaggaggagaagatCACCGCGAAAGagaaagtggcagattaggacgatctgcctagcaacagacatttctggtaagtataaagaaaaaatttcaaatttttgttgagcctttttggctattttttttttttttttgtggacctctgctttaatcacctctgtggttttaatttgttgcactataaacaaaaaaacgacaattttgaaaaaaataaaaatttgttgtGTGTTCCATGTGTAATACTGAATAACTGTTGGACAatccacccgtgcgcaggagtttgttttctttttgtttatcacTTTGAGTAGGGAGTTTCCTGCTTCTGGTAGACGTATTATGTTTTTACTGTACATATCCATCTGAAATCTAATCACAAGCGACTCTTTCATGCTTTGTAGACCATGAAGTGAAGCTGGCTAAACTTTGATATGTACAAtgtcatttaacctccctggcggtatgattctttcagaaaaaaggtgctgaaagcggtaccattatttgcaaggaaatttggcgttttatactgtaggcctgtaattttcaggaataactcacttaaatctgaccaaacaagagtcttgtaggcatcccgggtatgatttttttttaaaaacaaaattataaattataatataataaataattataaataattataacaaataataatataattataataaaaattattcaataatgtacagtgcctgccgccgagaatgtgtttttagcacgacggcatcgcgctgattctcggcgacagggtgccgacatctcgcactgcAGGGGGGTTACAGTAAAGCTGGGCAATTTATTCCAAGTCATAATACTTTCACACATACAAGGCTTCATCAAAGACACaggagacttttttttaaatagcaagtcCATTTTTTAATAATCTTTGCTCATTTAATATATTCAGGCAAATCaaaccaaaatgtttattttttttgcccattaaAGAATTTTTATTGAGATTTCAATACAAATTACAGAAAAATTATACTGTAGGCAGCTGGTTCTGGTATTAAACAATCGGGTATAGCAGTAAAACATGTACATACGAATCTCAATCAAAGTAATGGACAGTAGTCATGAAAATTATCAAATAAAACATAAACAGTATAGCAAAATCCCTGTTTACCCCATTGGGTTCAAATCAAATAAAATGTATCATTTAATTGTTCAACTTTTACTTCTTTTGTCCCCTAAGAGCTCTCCTGGACTTTTACATTTTCTGTCAGTTCAGACATCAAGTTTGCACTGATGCGGCTTCAAAGTCACGTGACTTTGAATCCGGCATCCCTGCATGACTTAATCGCGGCTTGTATACGacttctttaacagaagtcaatgcaagtcgtgtTGAAGTCACACcaaaagtagcgcaggaacctttttctaagtcggagcgacttgattCGTACTGATTAGAACGGTTTCATTGCCGTTAATGGGGTACGACTCGACAAGCGACTTTCAActcaagtcacatgacaagtcagtGTAAACCGGGGCTTAGTGCCCTTTCACACAGTTTTCCTGATCagatccacctgtcagtttttcaggtagaCCTGAACCCAGGAACTTGCATTTacaatatctggtctcccacagtacacagaacatggaaatgccattattttagtaaatataaactgctaaaattATTTTCCCTTCAGCAGTTAGAGtcatgtgacttctatcagtgtctagccaagcttgtaggagaagttttctGACTGACCTgtgttgattggccctgtgctgatcacatgcaaataccaccaaaagaaagctctatttgtggaaaagaggacccggattcacaaagcacttacacggacgtatctcgagatacgcagcgtaagtgtaaatatgcgccgtcgtatctatgcgccatgcccataaactgagatacgcctgaaaataggctttatccgaccgacgtaacttacctacgccggcgtatcgtgggcgcatagttacgctggccgcaagtggcgctccaattgatttcctattcaaatatggaaatgagggagatacgtcgattcacgaacgtacttgcgcccatatatgaggcgcaactcatgttgaggtatggaccagggaacacagccgtcgtatttgacgttgtttacgtagtacgtgaatagggctgggcgtaggttacgttcacgtcatagacagtgatccgtcgtatcttagggagtagttccgacgtgattctgagcatgcgcactgggatacgtccacgggacggcacatgcgccgttcgttttaagtacttgtatggcactcgacccatcatttgcatggggtcacgcctcattaggatggctcacacccacttccacctacgccggcttacgcacaGGGAACCCAGCGccgtttgggaggcaagtgctttgtgaattcggtgcttgcctctctgcactatgtcggcgtagcgtatattagatacgctacgcaggcataaatatgcgccaatgtatgtgaatccgggcctatgtttttatatatacagtatatatatatattttttttattattatatattttttttacttccccacCATGTCCtttaaggagagagaaagagcagCCCTGCTGTTGGGTACAGGGCTCAGTGAAGTATTTAGGGGGCATTacacacctgctctgtgcaatggtattgtttCTGGTAAGCATTGAACCCTTTGcttctcccatgaacttcctattcaAGCCATACCGTGGCATTtcttgtttgccagattattgtcctCTCTCCGACCAATATTTCACTCTTGTCACTCCTGTTGCCATCCGTATCTTCGCTACcatttgttactgacctttgTCTTGTTCCTTGActgcgcttctgcttgatcccaacctgaaaccacttgttactgacctttggcttgtttactgactacccTATTGCTGTATATACTGCTGGACCCCGGCTTGATCACTGCCTGGTGGCGTGATCCTGAGGGCcgtgacctggtactaacacgcaAGTTAGTGCTTAGACTCCTCACCTTGGGTGAGCCCGGGCCATCTGCTAGGGTGTGATAAAAAGTGATCAGCGCATATAATTGAATAACTCAATGATAAAGTAAGTATTCCAAAACGATCAATGACTAATGGTAAAATACCAAAAACAATGTGCAATGTGCAAAAGCAATGTGCAATAAACAAGTATGATAAATAATAAGTAGTATAAAGTCCCAAAACTGATGATAAATATCCTTGTGTTAAACGAGTGTCAAACAAGTGTATCTTCCAAAATCTTCTTGCATAGCTCCTCTAAGTGatgtgctcacagagcgcttacttTTTAGCAGGTACTAGGGTGTCCTGCTTTTATACTTCTCCTGTTAGTCAGTGAGAGCCTTTCTACTAGAtgtagaccgatatatcggccgatattcggCCATTTTTGATAAATTGACATTGGCTGATTATTATCAAAATTAGGCCGATAGTTTACACTGACCGCCGTTCCTCCTCCATTCTCCACACTCTGCAACTCTGGCAGCATCAAGCACCGCGCTGAGTGTAAAACTGACAAgtaacagagaggagagagaggagctgtcagctcgatgtcgggggtgggcggaaCCCGGCTGGGGTgagcgggacccagcagctatattacaccagccaatgggatggtatcTGGGCGGGCCACTACGTGTATGTGGCCGCGCCccctttctaaagcagcccaatctttggctggtgtaatttagctgctgggtcccgcccacccccgacatcgagcTGACATCTCCTCTCTCTTAGTTTCACACAGTTACAGTTACACTCGGCTTAGTGTgaaacctaccagtgccaccaccaatcagtgccaccagtcagtgccaaccagtgtcacCCGCCAGTGCCAACCactgccagccagtgccaccgccaatcagtgccacctgccagtgtgtgctagagtgacaggagtaagcaggaaggagtggagtgggtgaggttgtgtttatattttttaaattggtctaaaatatcggccacaaaaatcagcattatATATCGGCCATTGGCcaccccaatttctaaatatcggcatcggccagagaaaaacccatatcggtctacctctactttctactgctatagctactggtctctgagCCTAACCCctgaccatgaccatgacacAGTCCTTGATGTAGTGATTTGTTTTCacttttcagcaagtacagaaaacttGTTCATCTTATCCTTGTCACTTTGTTGTGAGAAGTAGCAAAAATCCTTATGGCTATTGTTTAAACTACTAGTCCCATCAATCCAACCTGTAATGGAGCAAAGGCAGACATGTTTTGAAGCCCAGCATGTATGACAACCATACATGCTGGAtacattggagaaaaaaaaagcaaagtcaTAAAGGCATAGGAAGTGTTGtttgcaggattaccaggtgaaaataaagggaaaggcctcaaaaaagaaaacaaattcaacCACTACATCGAAGAACTtcagccttaacctccctggcggtatgattctttcagaaaaaaggtgctgaaagcggtaccattatttgcaaggaaatttggcgttttatactgtaggcctgtaatttttagaaataactcacttaaatctgaccaaacaagattctaattggcatcccgggtatgacattttttttaaaacaaaattataaattataatataataaataattataaataattataacaaataataatataattataataaaaattattcaataatgtaatcaaatcaaaatcactgaaatttgctcagttgcagaattgtcgctgtaatttttttttttttatgacgaatttccccacaaatcgctatcgcacaattctgcaagtgattataatttattatcgctgttttttagctgctctaaaactatttttgacataaagggacacttttggttgctatggacaatctatagtttacaggcagaaagaaaagtttttattatataaaagtacatgcaggacactgggcagaccactagggacaaggggggtgtgtattttttacatacagtactgtaatctataagattacagtatactgtatgtaatgtgtttgtttacatttttgaatttggcgccgttctccgctcccgtgcgtcgtaacgtcgcagggaaccgagatcggcggcacaggaggacgctgtgtgaatcgagcgaggtcccgctcgctcacacagcgcggtggcatcgctggatccagggacaaggtaagtaaacactccctgtgcatccagcgaggcaagcccgagtctgactcggggttaccgctcgcagcatgaaaatctcaccccgagtcagactcgggaataccaccaggcaGGTTAATAAGCTAAGCTTCAGTATAttacttcttctctttttttttaatagtttagatatgctttaaaaatTAAGCTACTAAGTGGTTGTTGTTACTTTTACACTGAACTGCATTCACCAAATGTTGAACTCGGTGTAGCTCATAGCATTCTTTTGAATaaagccagatttttttttatcacagagTAAGGCCCCCTTTACACATGTGAATTGGACCATTTTCATTTCCCCCTTAGCAGGGTTTTCTGCAATTAGCTGTGTGCAGGAAGCCCAATGGAAAGCAGTGGGAGCCTAACAGCACCTGCATATATTTGCGACCATTTGCGTGTAATCACTCAGTTGACAGTCTGTGTCTAGAACCAATCATTTGCAGGTAATCGGTGCATGAGTGATTAAATGCGAATAGCCACGTGTAACTGTGGGCGCTGTCAGACTTCCATTGCCTTGCTGAGTCTTCCAAGAGTACGGTAATTGCAACATGTCCTATTGGAAGGTGTGGGACCTAAAAGTCAAGAGAGTTTTTGTAGGATGCTtcaaattatacattttattttttatattttgctgagGAAATCAGTATATTCAACACATATGGATAATTACaaggtgcacattttttttaaaattgaaattTTCTAcccaatacatttattttctgttatcATTAAACATCATTAAACTTTTTATGTTTTACTTGCAGGAGGTCCAGAAGCGAGCGTCTATGTTCTCTACAAAGTTGGATTTAATTTCCCTTATCCCAAGTCTTGTAATGACCTTAATACTGGTTTCCTATGGCGATAATCATGGGAGGAAGGCATCTTTATTACTGCCCTCTATAGGTGGCTTAATCACCGTCGCTGCTTATTGTTCAGTGTCTTTCTTTGAGTGGCCACTTGAAGTCTTGTTTCTCTCTTCAGTACTCAGTGGATTCCTGGGTGGATTTGCTACAATTTTGGGGGGATGTTTTTCTTATATAGCAGACATTGCAAGGGACATCCAGAAGAAGAATATTCGCATAGCTTTTATTGATATGGTTTTTGGGGTGTCAAGTGGGATTTCAGGGATCACATCTGGGTACATCATTACTGCACTCGGATTTCAATGGTCATTTTTCATACCAGCAATTTTgcacattttaaatattttatacatcATTTTTATACTGGAAGAAACTATAAAAAGGTCAGAATTTTATCAACCTGTCCTGAGCAAAGAAGGCATTAAGGAACTCTTCTCCGGAGTCTTTTTATTGTTTAAACATGCATCCTGCAAGAAACGACTGACAATCGGCCTCCTGTTGTTTGCTTTTATGTTCTTTTTGTTTGCCGATTTTGGAGCTGTAAACCTGTTCACCTTATATGAGCTGGACTCGCCTCTGTGCTGGGACCCGGTACTCATCGGATGGGGATCGGCTCTGTCTACATTTTGCTTTGTAGGCAGCTTCCTGGGTGTTTTCTTCTTCACACAATGTCTGAAAGATTCCTACATCGTCCTCATTGGAATGGCATCTTGGATTGGAGGGATTGTTATGGCTGCGTTTGCCACAACAACTGTAACCATGATGTTAGGTAAGGTTCACTGTGATAAGCCAGTTCAATTTATTCCATATGGGTATATCTTGTTTTGAAGCTGCATTTCTTAGAAATGCATGTTCGCCAGTTTACAACTAATGGAACATGAAAAGAAGCAAGAAGTGTAACCTGTCATCAATTGcctttaagaccccattcacacctgagcgttttgtagcttgaagcctgaagctacaaaatgctggaggggaaaaaatctgttattctctatggagatggttcacatctccactccagaacgcctgaagctcaaacaagttctgggacttttttttaggcagatttgggcatttttctgctttttacattggtgaccttttgacctgtacaaaatcgtagCAAAATGCTGTAAAAACTGCTGCAAAgatcgctgcaaaatcgcggtaaaattgcgcgactttctgcctgaaaacgctatgctcaaGTGTGATTggggcctgaggcctcgtacacacgaccgagtttctcggcaaaaaccagcaagaaacttgctgtttttttttttttttgccgaggaaaccggtcgtgtgtacacttttcgatgaggaaactgtcgaggatctcgtcgagccaaaaagagagcatgtcttctttttcctcgacggcaatggagaaatttggctcgctgagatcctcgacagcctaacaaggaactcgacgagcaaaacgatgtgtttcgcccgtcgagtttctcggtcgtgtgtacgaggccttagtgcttGAAAGTCTTTTCCACCAGTAATTCAGATTTCTACATCTGTAGTCAGGATTATCCACCAATTTCAGAGATTCCAATGGCAACATTTCCTGGCAGTAATTACTGTCACTATTACAAGGCCATAAAAAGGCAATGCTCTCTTGCGGCTGGATAAATGTTTGTTTATTCTCCATCACTGTTTTCTGAATGACTAGTCCCATcccgtaaaaagaaaaaaaacctttaaaatgTATTCCCAGCCAGAATAATTTTTGTTGGTTTTGGATGGCATAGGTAGGGTATAGAACCCTCAattgacttggtatcagcctcaGCTGTATCAAAGCCATGGcttttttcttagaaaataggtgcaggaactcaaccatgaccctccAAAACCCcattcccacacacacacacacacacaatcgcaTTAAATGGTGTGGTCAAATTCCACTTACAGTGGAAGGGTCTTTTGTctttacaagtgatagtggtaAGAAGGGAGCAGaaggcctgagccagaggtggtagaactgagttccaccaagttccagctgaaaaaaaaaagccctggtcaaaGCTAATATCAAATCAAATTCATGGACATTCACTGCTtgctaaataaaatacatttaatgatgtattcAAGAATACCGAGCaataaaagtgggggggggggatttgggagcACAGGCTCCAGCCACAGAGTAGAAACTGATGTCTGTGAGATAACTGACATAGAGATCCCAGGAGATCGCTGATATAATTCACACCTTGGCACGCATGGGGAGAGAGAGTAGgccagaccaagaaaaaaaaaaggcaatttggggttaaacgggttgtaaaggttcatgttttttcaccttaatgcatgcggAATGCTGGacatgggagcgtgcccgcaaggtaacctccttgggagagtgcttcccagaaggggttatctgaggcgggaaggagctgagagagccgccgagggaccccagaaaacgctgttcagagccactctgtgcaaaatgagctgcacagtggaggtaagtatgacatgtttgttatttacaaaaacaaatgtgaacctttagtatcactttaaggaggATTACTGTAATGAATATGGGTATTTGAGAGTGAAGGTCAACTTTAAGTACCATTTGCATAATCTGTTTTTTGTCCTTGGTGTCATATGAGTTTATGATTTCTCAACTCAGTTAGACAAGTTTATTATCTTTGATCTTATCAAAGTAAATTATGGTAGAAACAACAGTTCCAAGCTCCGAtccctagttttagtaaatatttcATAACCTATCCCCGTTTTTAATCCTTTTAGTGGACATAGTTCATCTGAGGGTAtgtatatacacatttattttaattaaaacttGCCTCTGTatgaaagcaagaaaaaaaacatacttactaggggtgcaacggatcaaaaaactcacggttcggatcgttcctcggatcagagtcacggatcggatcatttttcggatcatcaccatatattatatatattcacatgtccatctcccccactgtaatgtccacattttcatctccccccactgtaatgtctacaTGTCcatttcccccccactgtaatgtccatatgtccacccccccccaatgtattgtccacatgtccatctcaccccactgtaatgtccacatgtccatctccccccactgtaatgtccacatgtccatcttccccactgtaatgtccatcttccccactgtaatgtccacatgtccatcttcccactgtaatgtccacatgtccatcttcccccactgtaatgtccatctcccccactgtaatgtccacatctcccccgtcagcgcgccgctctggGGATCTCACCTAGGccaccgccgggtgtaccaagatggccgccgctctggagctaggccgaagccgctgcctttcctatgggctcaatccGCGGATGTTGGATCACAGATCAATGacgatccattgcacccctaATACTTACTAGTTTATGATGTCCAGCGTTGTCTGTCTTGTGGAGAAAGTTCTCCCTACACTGCTCCTCTCCGGCACTGCCTTTTTTAAATGAGATCCCTCGCATGCCTAGATCCTAGTCATGGGTCCTAGTGATGCCATATTAGGTATTTTGTTCTTCAAACGGTAACAAACAAAATGTTTTGCTTAGAAGATTtcttagaacccacaaacatatatatatatatatatatatatatatatatatttgtccttggtgtcatatatatttatttattttaggtacttatatagcgtcgtcaatttacgcagcgctttacatatacattgtacattcacatcagtccctgccctcaaggacaaAAACAGGGCCATGGATGAATCCAAGGGAAAAAACCAAgcttacttgccgaccagctcgcagacaaccaaataaacctatctaacagtatgtgttaaaaacagaggtttagtccgCACACATTTGAAAATGCATGCGTTAGCTTCGTCACGGCATCCTGGTATCCGTGGTACCTAACGCTAACTAATTAGTGTCCCCACAGTGGGGGCACatgccctcaagaagcttacaacctaaggtccctaacgcacacatactaggaccaatttagacaggatctgattaacctaccagcatgtctttagagtgtgggaggaaactggagtacccggcggaaacccacacaggcacggGAAacttgcaaactccaggcagatagtgtcgttgtcgggattcgaaccagcaaccctttttgctgctaggtgacagTGCTatccactgcaccactgtgctgtactatatatacattttcgcagaggccctagagaataaattggtgggttttgcaattgttttatgtcacacagtatttgcgcagcgttttttaaatgcaattttttggggaacaaatacacattttaatgcaaaaaaacacaatacagaacccaTTTTTATGGTAACATTTTAATtatgatgttatgccaagtaaatagataccaaacatgtcacactttaaagttACACGTAAATATGCTatgacgcagtgacgtcaccacgccgaggaggagggctcctgtaTGCTGGCCGGCAATATTATATTTACGCTGTTTTCAAGTGCTCGTTTGTGAGtatgttttatctttttaaataaaagctaTAGTTtatagagttacgctatgtgcgcctctCTTTCTTGTTTTACCTGAACCGATTGGAGGTGTCAGTCATCACGTTCCAGAGATATTCTGCTCCCATTTGGAAACTTCCAaggattgaaaggccgtggctgggttatagccatctgcccgtattgcttgccttctggtaagcggctcttTTTTCCGGTGGAGGGTGCACTTTTGTTTTAtgtgtcacttggtggtgtggaACGTAGGAAGTATCTCTGCAAGGATTTAATCTGCATACCCCATGGACATATAACTGACAATCTATTCAATTACGGATTCAATTATCACACTTTCAGAGACTGTTGATTTCAATAGACTTTtattttgtggcgcggctttttctgGTTTTAAATGTAAATAGACAGATCCCTAATAGGTCAGTGTGAGGAGACTTAACAGTTGTTCCTAATGCGTAGAAacaacgatcggtctcctcccccaggcagtACCATCCCCCcaaagttagaaacactccctaggtaacacatttaaccccttaatcgccccctagtgttaaccctctcCATGCCAATGACattttatctgtattttttttttttttagcactgatgggctgtataattgtcagtgatccaaaaaaagtgccaaagtgtccgatctgtccgcctcaatgtcgcagtcccgatttaaaaatcgcagatcaccgaaattactagtaaaaaaaaataattaaaatggcataaatgtatcccctattttgtagacgctataacttttttttttttttttttaccaaaaatatgtagaagaatacatattggccttttTTTGGGGTagctattatagcaaaaagtaaaaaatattgtttttcaacattttttagttttctttttgtttatagcacaaaaaatgaaatccacagaggtgaccaaataccaccaaaagaaagctctatctgtgggggaataaaggacgtcaattttgtttgggtacagcgtcgcacgaccacgcaattgtcagttaaagtgacgcagtgccgtatcacaaaaatggcctagtcatcgTTTGGATGTAGTCAGcgctcttaggcctagtacacacgagaggatttatccgcggaaacggtccggaggaccgtttccgcggataaatcctctggcgg comes from Rana temporaria chromosome 2, aRanTem1.1, whole genome shotgun sequence and encodes:
- the SLC46A3 gene encoding solute carrier family 46 member 3, translated to MKQLQLVEPVMAIYCFATFVSLPIIGQYIYHRMWQDEFNTTLTFNDNVSHCETNQSNPGYIHQKEVQKRASMFSTKLDLISLIPSLVMTLILVSYGDNHGRKASLLLPSIGGLITVAAYCSVSFFEWPLEVLFLSSVLSGFLGGFATILGGCFSYIADIARDIQKKNIRIAFIDMVFGVSSGISGITSGYIITALGFQWSFFIPAILHILNILYIIFILEETIKRSEFYQPVLSKEGIKELFSGVFLLFKHASCKKRLTIGLLLFAFMFFLFADFGAVNLFTLYELDSPLCWDPVLIGWGSALSTFCFVGSFLGVFFFTQCLKDSYIVLIGMASWIGGIVMAAFATTTVTMMLVRVPLLFSAMPLPVMRSMMSKIVLDNEQGALFACIACLETLTGSLTIAFYNSIYAATVVWFPGFCFLLSAALCLIPIGVVWILLCFGYQERDHILLVNEECSTEEDS